A part of Salvelinus sp. IW2-2015 linkage group LG16, ASM291031v2, whole genome shotgun sequence genomic DNA contains:
- the cep19 gene encoding centrosomal protein of 19 kDa encodes MPFVAKRCGVQFSPPSIVLIYEGNIKDTNKMRKRIIPVRNFSKCSDCCMAAERMKHHIRHRAYLESVSLGQLERLHIVLRDHMQGHSLEHTLASLRLDPEEDLNKLDDEELARKKAQMDNLFERNRRRKDDPDFVYDLEVEFKGEVAREPCSWDEEESDDGF; translated from the exons ATGCCTTTTGTGGCTAAACGATGCGGTGTTCAATTCAGCCCACCTTCAATCGTTTTAATTTATGAAGGTAATATTAAGGATACAAACAAGATGCGTAAAAGAATCATACCTGTGAGGAACTTCTCGAAATGTTCAG ACTGCTGCATGGCTGCGGAGAGAATGAAGCACCATATTCGGCACAGGGCATACCTGGAGAGTGTTTCATTGGGGCAACTGGAGAGGCTTCATATAGTGCTTCGGGATCACATGCAGGGCCACAGCCTGGAGCACACTCTAGCCTCCCTCCGCCTGGACCCTGAGGAGGACCTCAACAAGCTGGATGATGAGGAGCTTGCGCGCAAGAAGGCCCAAATGGACAATCTCTTTGAGCGCAACCGAAGGCGGAAAGATGACCCTGACTTTGTCTATGACCTGGAGGTGGAATTTAAAGGGGAGGTTGCTCGGGAACCATGCAGCTGGGATGAAGAGGAGTCTGATGATGGATTTTAA
- the pigx gene encoding phosphatidylinositol-glycan biosynthesis class X protein isoform X1, translated as MFVFFSTCTVYLVLFGSTQADENSCGLSMTWLETVSVTMDVSKNGFHRDLVTTVYFGPDFPDGLEALLVHRLPSGIYIDQYQLASLKEDTGLQVLLGSEVDLEAPAHTSEEFIVLVYPALDQGSLKATLPIHGRYHKPSLAGKRFELVEIKLPKLILRTDTCTQLISFPPYKIVDSPCTVHNLSICQWLEIQHQQEQDPVSLEIPLGDGSLVEPVCAGTLLVTLLCCAILSRSIWRHGVFLDNVILT; from the exons ATGTTTGTATTTTTCAGCACATGTACTGTTTACTTGGTTCTTTTTGGATCAACGCAAGCAG ACGAGAACAGCTGTGGTTTGTCCATGACATGGCTGGAGACTGTATCAGTAACGATGGATGTCAGCAAAAATGGTTTTCACAG AGACCTGGTCACCACAGTTTACTTCGGTCCTGATTTTCCAGATGGCCTCGAGGCTCTGCTGGTTCACAGACTACCCAGTGGGATCTACATTGATCAATACCAACTTGCATCTCTGAAAGAGGACACTGGTTTACAG GTGCTTTTGGGTTCAGAGGTTGATTTGGAGGCTCCAGCACACACATCTGAGGAATTCATTGTTCTTGTGTATCCTGCTCTGGACCAAGGAAGTCTCAAAGCAACACTCCCTATCCATGGCCGTTATCACAAGCCCTCTCTTGCAGGGAAGAGATTTGAACTTGTTGAAATTAAACTTCCAAAGCTAATACTCAGGACAGATACAT gtACACAGCTCATTTCCTTCCCTCCTTACAAAATTGTGGACTCACCCTGCACTGTCCACAATTTAAGCATATGCCAATGGCTTGAGATCCAACATCAACAG GAGCAGGATCCTGTGAGTTTGGAGATACCACTTGGTGATGGGTCTCTGGTGGAGCCTGTGTGTGCTGGAACTCTGCTTGTCACGCTACTGTGCTGTGCCATCCTTTCAAGAAGTATCTGGAGGCATGGTGTTTTTTTAGACAATGTTATACTGACTtaa
- the pigx gene encoding phosphatidylinositol-glycan biosynthesis class X protein isoform X2, with translation MTWLETVSVTMDVSKNGFHRDLVTTVYFGPDFPDGLEALLVHRLPSGIYIDQYQLASLKEDTGLQVLLGSEVDLEAPAHTSEEFIVLVYPALDQGSLKATLPIHGRYHKPSLAGKRFELVEIKLPKLILRTDTCTQLISFPPYKIVDSPCTVHNLSICQWLEIQHQQEQDPVSLEIPLGDGSLVEPVCAGTLLVTLLCCAILSRSIWRHGVFLDNVILT, from the exons ATGACATGGCTGGAGACTGTATCAGTAACGATGGATGTCAGCAAAAATGGTTTTCACAG AGACCTGGTCACCACAGTTTACTTCGGTCCTGATTTTCCAGATGGCCTCGAGGCTCTGCTGGTTCACAGACTACCCAGTGGGATCTACATTGATCAATACCAACTTGCATCTCTGAAAGAGGACACTGGTTTACAG GTGCTTTTGGGTTCAGAGGTTGATTTGGAGGCTCCAGCACACACATCTGAGGAATTCATTGTTCTTGTGTATCCTGCTCTGGACCAAGGAAGTCTCAAAGCAACACTCCCTATCCATGGCCGTTATCACAAGCCCTCTCTTGCAGGGAAGAGATTTGAACTTGTTGAAATTAAACTTCCAAAGCTAATACTCAGGACAGATACAT gtACACAGCTCATTTCCTTCCCTCCTTACAAAATTGTGGACTCACCCTGCACTGTCCACAATTTAAGCATATGCCAATGGCTTGAGATCCAACATCAACAG GAGCAGGATCCTGTGAGTTTGGAGATACCACTTGGTGATGGGTCTCTGGTGGAGCCTGTGTGTGCTGGAACTCTGCTTGTCACGCTACTGTGCTGTGCCATCCTTTCAAGAAGTATCTGGAGGCATGGTGTTTTTTTAGACAATGTTATACTGACTtaa